Proteins co-encoded in one Arachis hypogaea cultivar Tifrunner chromosome 13, arahy.Tifrunner.gnm2.J5K5, whole genome shotgun sequence genomic window:
- the LOC112735115 gene encoding uncharacterized protein: MFLNFDPKAAGEKRLLQLNELEEFKTTAYKNAKLYKEKTKLWHDKKIATRIFDPGQKFFLFNSRLKIFPRKLKSRWSRPFLVTKVSPYGHAKIMVENFDRRFTVNGQRLKHYLGGDVEGQKTTHLLT; encoded by the coding sequence ATGTTTCTCAACTTTGATCCCAAGGCTGCGGGAGAAAAGAGACttctccaactaaatgagcttgAAGAATTCAAAACCACAGCTTATAAGAATGCTAAGCTCTACAAGGAGAAGACAAAGCTCTGGCATGATAAGAAGATAGCCACTAGAATATTTGACCCCGGCCAGAAATTCTTTCTTTTTAACTCAaggctcaagatattcccaaggaagctgaaatcccggtggtcaaGACCTTTTCTGGTCACTAAAGTTTCTCCCTATGGTCATGCAAAAATCATGGTCGAGAACTTCGATAGGAGGTTCACTgttaatggccagaggttgaagcactatcttggtgGCGACGTTGAGGGCCAAAAGACCACTCATCTGCTTACTTAG